The sequence below is a genomic window from Opitutia bacterium.
GGTCGCGTTCGCGCTCGACGCCGATCTTCGTGTCGCGCCCGAGCAGCACCGCGATCACGCGCAACACCTGTCCGACCGCCCCGCCCGGATTGCCGCGCAAATCGAGCACGAGCCGGTCATAGCCGCGGATTTTCGCCAGCCCCTCCGTGATCTCCGCGTCGGACATGAAACGCTTCAAGCGCCACACGAACACCCCGTCGAACTCCTCGTAACGATTCCGCCCCCGCTCCACGCGGTCGCCCTGCTGGCGCATCAGGACATCGAAGTCCCGCCGCAAATCCAGGTTGCGCTCGCGCTCCGTGACCTTCGTCGCGATCTCCAACTCGCGCGCCGGCTCACCCGGCGACGCGAGGGTGAGCCGCAGACTCCGGTGCGGCTCGATCGCGTTCAACAGATACATCCACGCGCGCAATGTGTCCGCCGCGACGGGCGCCCCGTCGATCGCGAGCAATTGGTCGCCGACCTTCAGCCCCTTTTTCGCCGCGTCGCTGCCCGGCTTCACCCGATGGATGAGGCAGGACTTGCCCGACGCCATCGCGCTCCAGCCGTAGTCGAAATCGAAGCCCCAACGCGGCGGGACGAAATACGTGTGCGAATCCCCAAACGCGCGCGTGACGCCTGCGATGGCGCGAAACACCTCGGCATTCGACTGTGCCTGCGCGATGCGCGCGCTCGCCTCGGCGACCACCGCGTCGAGCTTCACGCCCTTGAACGCGGGATCGTAGTGATGCTCGGCGATGTCGCGCCGCACCTGCTTGAGCATGATCTGGCCCGCCTCGCGTTGGTAATCGGAGAGCCCGCCGGAATTCTCGGCCGCCTGCACGGCACCGGCCAACGCGATCACGATGGCTGCAAGAAATTGTTTCAGCATAGTCATCCGTGGCCCGCGGACATTTTCGAGTCAGGCAAACGCCCCGCGCCGTCGCAAGTCCGTCCCCGCATAAAAAAGGCGCGGCCAAAACCGCGCCTCGAAAGATCGCTTGCCGGCCAAGTCTATTTGCCGGGTTCGCTTGGTGCCGCAGTCGGAGCTGGGGCCGGAGCCGCCTTCGCATCGGTCGCTTCCGCCGGCGCGGGCACGGCGGCAGACGTTGATGGAGCGACCGGAGCGGGTGACTCGGCGGGTTTCGGAGCTTCCGCCACCGCCGGCTTCGTCGCGGGCTGAAGATTCACGACCAACGGATTGGGTTCGTGATTCAGCGAAGCTCCGGACACGGCATCCACGCCGATCCCGATGACGCCACCGATCAACGCATTTCCGGCGAGCCCCGCCGCGCCCTTGCCGGCGATCTTCGTGCCGACGGTGCGCGTGACGGTTTCGTAGCCCTCTTTGGAGACGGTCACGATGAGATCGCGTTTCCGCGGCACCGTGAACGTCACCGGAGTGACGCCCGTCTCACCGCTATCGAGCCGCACTGAGGCAGCCGACGGGTTCGACTCGACTTTGAATTGCTCCGTGGTCCCACGCGTAATGGTGGCGCAACCGATCTGAAGCAGGGATGCCAATGCGGCAGCCCCGAGGAGTAGAGTTCTGGGGAACTTCATGGAGGTAACCTGGCCCGTGATGCGAATTTTCGCCCGGCGAGAAATCCGATTTTTCCGCGTGCCCGCAAGGGCAATCCTCCCGCGAGCCAACCGAAAAGCGTTCTTGCGCAAAAAAGGCGCGACTGGGAAGCCGCGCCTCGACGAACTCAACCCGTCATTTCGTGGCGTATTGCAGCGTGGGCAGCACCGGCTTCGCTTCCGCCTCCGTGACGACCTTCATCGAAGGCCGGCCGGCCAAAACGCCCATCTGCACACCGCATTCGATGTAGTAGGTTTTGCCGGCCTCGACCTCCACGTTTTGCAGCGTGTCGGTTTCGGTCGCGGCCGCGTAGACGTGTTGGCCCGGCGACGCGTAGTGGAAGAAATACGTTCCGTTCGCGATGGCGCCGATCACGGTGTTGTTTGCCCGGTCGCGCACATCGTAGGAAATCGCGGCGCCCATGAATTTCTTCGGACGGAAGAAATAGACGACGCCTTGGTCCGCCTTGGGTTCGGCGTAGGCATTGGCGGCCTGCCGATTGACAGAGGCGCAACCGACTTCGAGCAGCGCCACCGCGGCGGCAACTGCGAACAGGATCACTTTGGTGTATTTCATTTCTTATGTCTGGCCCGTGAAGCGGAATAACCCGCAGTCGACCTGTATCTGTCGGCGTTTCGGAGTGGCAAGCGCGAAGCCGCCCTGAGGCGGCTCCGCTGGCGTATCGACCAAAAGAAAACGGCGCGGACTGAACCGCGCCGTGTGAATCAATACTCCGCGCAGGAAACGCGGATCACTTCGCGCCCAGCAATTCGCTCACCAGGGCGTCGGCGCCGTAGACTTTGCGCATCGTCTCGAGGATGCCGCGCACGTCCACGCTCACCGAGCGCGCGCGCGTGTCGCTGAAGGCGTAGTTCCACACCAGCGTGTCGATGTTGCCGTCGAAGATGATGCCGATGAACTCGCCGTTGCGATTGATGGTCGGGCTGCCGGAGTTGCCGCCGATGCTGTAGCAGGTCGCGATGAAGTTGAACGGCACCGCTGCATCGAGCTTGTCCTTCGCCTCCACCCAGCTCGGGGGCAGGTCATAGGGCGGCACGTTGCCGCGGTCCGCTGCGCGCTCGAAGATCCCGCCGAGCGTGGTGTAGGGCGCGACCTTCGCGCCGCCGGCGTCGATGCCCTTCACCGCGCCGTAGGAGAGGCGCAGCGTGAACGTCGCGTCGGGCGAAACCTTGTCGCCGTCCTTCGCGTAACGGACCTTGGCGATGCGCGCGTGGGCCTGCTGCTTGGCTTCGCTCTGCGCGTCGATCGTCTTGCGCACGCCGCGGGCAAACGGCTCCATCGCGAGCGCGAGCTGCACCATCGCGTCGGCGGACTTCGCGAGTTCGTCTGCGGATTGCGCGTAGAGCGCCTTGCGGGCGGCGATGTCGAGCACCTGTGTGCCATTCACGAGTTCGGCAGCGCGCACCGCGGGCGACTTGCCGCCGAGCGCGGCTTTCACCGCCGGGTCGTTGGCGCCGAGTTCCATCGCCATGAGCGTGAGGTAGTGCTCGATTTTCACCTGCTCGACTTCGGGGTGGATCGGTTTGGCGGAGAAGAGCGCGAGCTCGAAGGTGGTCTTGCCCGAGTCGCGATATTCGGGGAGGCGATCGCCGTTCGGCTTGGTGCGCTCGGCGGCGGAGCGGACGAGGTCGCGGGCGATCTTGTAGAGGCTCGAGTTGAAATAGTAGAACTCGGTGTAGTTGTAGCGCGTGATGTTGGCGGCGATAACGCGCTGCGCGTCGGCGATCTTGTCCCACGCATCGCTGGCCCCGAGTTCGGGCTTGTCCTGGGCGAACTTTTTCAGCGCGTCCTCCTCCGCCTGCTTGGCGGCGACGAGCTGCGGATCGAGCAGGCCGCCGATGCGTCCGTCGTAGACCTTGCGGCTGTTTTCAATGCCGCGAATCTCGTCCTGCACCTGGCGGGCGTTTTCCTGGCCGCGTTTGGCGTAGGCGTTGAGCAGCACTTCGCGGCTCTTCATCCAACGGAGCACGCCGGGCAACTGGACGTCGCGCGCGTATTCGAGTTCCGCCATCGTGATGAGGCGTTGCGTCGTGCCGGGATGTCCGGCGAGGAACACGAGATCGCCCTCCTTCGTGCCGGCGGGATTCCATTTGAGGAAGTGCTCCACCTTCGCCGGCTGGCCGTTTTCGTAGGCGCGGAAGATCGAGATATCGAGGTTGAAGCGGGGGTATTCGAAGTTGTCCGGATCGCCGCCGAAGAACGCCGCCTGCTCCTCCGGCGCGAAGACGAGGCGCACGTCCGTGTAGACCTTGTAGCGGTAGAGGTGGTATTGCGCGCCTTGGAAGAGCGTGACGATGTCGCTGCGCAGGCCGGTCTTTTCAAACGATTCTTTCTCGATCGCAGCCTTGGCGGCGTTGCGCGCGGCGAGAACTTCTTCGGCCGACATGCCGTCGCGCACGCTCGCGTTAACCTTCGCGGTGACGTCCTCGATCGACTGCAGGACGTTGAGTTCGAGGTCGACGCACTTGCGCTCATCGGCGCGCGTCTTGGCGTAGAAGCCCTCCTTGAGCAGATTGTGCTCCTTCGTGCTCAGCTTGAAGATCGCGTCGAAGCCGACGTGGTGGTTCGTGATGATCAGGCCGTCCGCCGAGGCGAACGAACCCGAGCCGCCGTTGTTGAAGCGCACCGCGGAGCGCTGCACGTGCTGGAGCCACGCCGGCGTCGGCTCGAAGCCGTAGCGCTGTTTCAGTTGCTCGGCCGGCGGCGCGTTGAGGAGCCACATGCCGTCATCGGCGCGTAAGAGGGCCGCGGCGCCGAGGACGAACGGGAGAAGGAGGGATCGGGGGTAACGAAGTCGCATAAGCCCTCGAACAAACCCGCCTTCGCGCGGCTCTCAACCCGGATTTGGCGAACGGTCAAAAATTACGGCCAACGGCGCAGCGCGCGCGACGACGCCGCTCCCCCGGGCTTGCCACTCCGCGCCCGTCGCACACGATGCGGCCGAGCGCATGATTCACTCGTTCATCTTCAGCGACGGCAAACTGGTCGGCCGTGACCTCGAACTGGAGGCTCTCCGCCTCGTCCGCGCCGACAAGGGCCTGATCCTCTGGGTCGACCTCGACAACCCGACCGACGAGGAAATCAAAGCCATCCTCGAAGGCGTCTTCCAGTTCCACCCGCTCGCCATCGAGGACTGCGTCGCGCCCAGCGACCTCCCGAAAATCGAGGACTACGAGGAATACCTCTTCATGGTCACGCACGCGGTCGACTTCAACCGCAAGGACAAGTTCGCCACCACCGAGCTAGATATGTTTCTCGGCAAGGACTACTTCGTCACCTTCCACCGCCAGCCACTGCGCTCGATCACCCTGATGAAGGAACGCGCCGCGAAGAACACCACGCTCGCGCCGCGCGGCCCCGACCGCCTCGCCCACACCTGCCTCGACCTCATGATCGACGGCTTCGCGCCCGTGCTCGACGAGTTGCGCAACGAACTCGACGAGATCGAGGAAATCATGCTCCACAAGAGCACCACCGAGTCGTTCATGCAGGAGATGCTCCACGCGCGGAAGGACTTCGCGAAACTCCGCCAGATCGTCCGCCCGCAACGCGACGTCATCGAACGCCTCGCCCGCGGCGACACCAAGATGATCCGCAGCACGCTGCTGCCCTATTTCCGCGACCTGCGCGACAACCTCGCGCGCTTCGAGGACGCCGCCAACAGCTACCACGAGCGCCTCATGATGGCCTTCGACATCTACCTCAACAAAGCGCAGTTCGAGGCCAACGAAGGCATCAAATTCCTCACCGCGCTCACCGCCATCACGCTACCCGCCGTGCTCGTCGGCGGCTGGTATGGCATGAACTTCGACCACATGCCCGAGCTCAAGTCGCCCCACGGCTACCTCTGGGCCGCGTGCCTGACCTTCGTCTCGACGGTGCTGATGTGGATCTACCTGAAGAAAAAGCGCTGGATGTAAGGTAGCCCGCGACCTCCGGGCGCGGGTCACCCCGTTCCCATTCCATCTTCCCGCTGCGCCGCCCGCCCGCGCGCCCCACTGTTTCGCTGCGCTGCACTCCCCGCTTGCACGCCGGCGCGCCCGCGCAAGTCTGCCGCGATGCGCCTACTCCCGCTGTTCGCCGCCGCCGCGTTCGCCACCGCGCTTTGCGCCCAGGAAAAACCCGCCGCGCCCAACGCCGCCACCGCACCCGCCGACCCCGACGCCCAGATGCTGCGCCGCATCTACGACGCCGCGCTCGTCGACAGCCCCGCCTACGAAAACCTCCGCGAACTCACCACGCGCTTCCCCGGCCGCCTCGCCGGCACCCCCGCCGGCCGCGGCGCCGAACAGTGGGGCGAGGAAGTCCTCAAAAAAATCGGCTGCGACCGCACCGAGCTGCAGCCGACGATGGTCCCGCACTGGGAACGCGGCGCCGCGGAGTCCGTCCGCATCGCCCACGCCAACGGCCAATCCGCCGCGCTCTCCACCGTCGCGCTCGGCGGCTCCGTCCCCACGCCCGCCGGCGGACTCACCGCGCCCGTCGTCGAACTCCGCTCGCTCGACGAACTGAAGTCCACCGACGTGAAGGGCAAAATCGTCTTCTTCAACGGCGCCATGAACCCGCGCTACGTCATCCCCGGCCAAGCCTACGGCGAAGCCGGCCGCCAGCGCAACCAAGGCCCCGCCGAAGCCGCCAAGCACGGCGCCGTCGGCGTCCTCGTCCGTTCGCTCACGCACCGCCTCGACGACGTCCCGCACACCGGCAACACCACCTACCTGCCCGACGTCCCGCGCATCCCCGCCGCCGCCCTCAGCACCATCGCCGCCGAGCAACTCAGCGCCGCGCTGAAAACCGACGCCTCGCTCCAGATCGCCATGCAGATCAACTCCTCGTGGCACGACGACTGGCCCGCCGCCAACGTCATCGGCGAAATCCGCGGCTCCGAGTCCCCGGAAAAAATCATCCTCGTCGGCGGCCACCTCGACAGCTGGGACATCGCCCCCGGCGCGCACGACGATGGCGCCGGCATCGTCCAATCCATCGACGTCCTCCGCATCTTGAAAGCCATCGGCTACACGCCGAAGCACACCATCCGCGCCGTCCTCTTCGCCAACGAGGAAAACGGCCTCCGCGGCGCCACCACCTACGCCGAAGTCGCCGGCAACAAGAAGGAAGTCCACCTCCTCGCCCTCGAAACCGACGGCGGCGGCTACTCCGCCCGCGGTTTCAACATCGGCAACGCTGCCGGCGACGCCCATCTGAAAGCCGCGCGCTTCAAACCGCTCTTCGAACCCTACGGTGTGTTCATCTTCCAAGCCGGCCGCGGCGGCGCCGACGTCGGCCCGCTCATGGCCAAGGGCAACACCGTCGCCGGCCTCATCCCCGAGGCGCAGCGCTACTTCGACATCCACCACACGCGCGAGGACACGATCGACAAGGTGAACAAGCGCGAACTCGAGCTCGGCGCCGCCGCCATGGCCGCCCTCGTCTACCTCGTCGACCAGCACGGCCTGTGAAGGAACACCGCTCGCGTGCGGTAGGGCGGGACCGCTGGGCCCGCCGCGATGACGCTCCACGGCGCGCCCAGCGGTCGCGCCCTACCCGTCTTTCCGGTTCGTGTGTTCCATGGTGACTCGCCCCTGATCGCCCCATGAACGCCCTCCTGCGCGACCTTCGCGCCCAGCGCCTCATCGCGGCGAACGTCACCTCGTCGATCGGCTCCGGCGTCACGATCATCGCCGTGCCGTGGCTGCTGGTGAACCGCCCGGGCGGTTCGCAAATCTACGGCTGGGCCACCGCGCTCACCACGCTCGCGATCTTCGCCTTCGCGCCCTACTACGGCGCCTGGGTCGACCGCCACTCGCGGAAGACGATGCTGCTCCTGAGCGAGATATTCGGCGCCACCGCCACACTCGCCATGGCGCTCACGGGCTTCATCCGCGGCGAATTCGCCACGTGGCAACTCGTCACCGTCTACTTCTGCGGCATGTTCTACTACACGCTGCACTTCCCGGCGAAGTTCGCGTTCATCCAGCAGATCTTCGGCCGCGCGCACTACCAATCGCTCACCAGCGTCATGGAAATCCAAGGCCAGACCGCCTCGATGCTCGCCGGCGGCCTCGCCTCGCTGCTCATCGGCCACGTCAGCCTCACCACGATCCTCCTCCTCGACGCCTCGACTTACTTCGTGAGCTTCGTGCTCCAATCGACGATCCCCTACGAAGCCACGCACCAAACCGCCGAAACGAAAAACGCCCCCGCACCCAACGCCTGGCGCGCCGTCGGCGAAGCGTGGGCTTGGCTGCGCGAACGCCCCGCGCTCTCCACCTTCCTGCTCTGTTCCTTCGTCCCGTTCCTCGGCATCATGGTCAGCAACTACCTGTTTCCGATCTACGTGGCCTCGACGCTGCACGAAACGCCCGGCGTCTACGGCCGCGGCGAGATGATCTTCGCCGTCGGCGCCATCGCGGCCGGCGTGTGCGTGCCGTTCCTCACCGCGCGCTTCAACCACGCGCGCACGACGGTCGCGCTCGCCGCCGTCTTCCTCGTCGGCCTCCTGCTCCTCGCCGTCTGGCCGCGCACCCTCCCCTTCTACGCCGCGATGGTCTTCCTCGGCCTCGGCAACGCCGGTGTGCGCGTCGCGCGCAACGTCATCGTCCTCGAAGCCGTGCCCAACACCCTCATGGGCCGCATCCACGTCTTCTTCCTCGTCGCCGAACGCTCGCTCCGCACCGTGCTCATCCTGCTCATGACCGCGCTGGTCGACGTCCACGGCGCCCCGCTGTGCTTCGCGTTGCTGCTGCTCGTCGCCGCCGCCGCCTTCATCGGCATGCTCCGCTCCCGCCCCGCCGCCGAAGCCGCCCAAGCCGCGCCGGCGCACTGAGCCACGCGCGGTTTGCCACGCGCCCCACGCTCGCTCACGCTCCGCCCCGTGAACCAGCCCCCGTGCTTCAACGTCCTCGGCGTCGGCGTGCACGCGCTCTCGCTCGCCGAAGCGCGCGATCACCTGCTGGCCACGCGCGGACAAAAACGCTGCGGCTGCGTCTACGCCACCGGCGTCCACGGCATCAGCGAAGCGCAAAGCGATCCCGCGCTCCGCGCCCTCTACAACCGCGCATGGCTGAACGTCCCCGACGGCATGCCGCTCGTGTGGCTCGGCCGCTGGCACGGCCACCGCGCCATCACGCGCGTCTACGGCCCCGACCTCATGCTCGCGGTCTGCGACGCCGGCCGCGCGGTCGGACTCACGCACTACTTCTACGGCGGCGCGGCAGGCGTGGCCGAGCTGTTGCGTGAGAAACTCACCGCGCGCTTCCCCGGCCTCGCCGTCGTCGGCACTTTCACGCCGCCTTTCCGACCGCTCACGCCGGAGGAATTCGCGGCATTCCAGGCCGACATCGCCGCGCGCCAGCCCGACATCATCTGGGTCAGCCTCGGCGCGCCGAAGCAGGAAAAATTCGCCGACGCCGCATGGTCGCGACTCGACGTCGGCGCGCTCGTCACCGTCGGCGCCGCATTCGATTTCCACACCGGCCGCGTGCGGCAGGCGCCGCGCTGGATGATGCGCGCCGGACTCGAATGGTTCTTCCGCCTGTGCATGGAGCCGAGGCGGCTCGCACGCCGCTACCTCGTGCACAACCCCATGTTCCTGTTGAGAACCTTCGCCCAGCTCACCGGCCTCCGCCGCTTTCCGCTGGACGAACGACCGCGCTAGAACAAATCGCCCTGCTGCATCGCGCCGCGGCGCTCGGGGTCGAGCGTGCTCGTTTGGAGCAGCCACGGGATGGTCGCCCCGGAAAACTCCGGCCGGCGCAGCAGGTCCAGCAGCAGCAACGCCCCCGCCAGTGCATCGTAGAGCGCGGCGTGATAGCGGCGTCGGTGCGGCGGACAGTGCGCCGCGGCCAGCTCGTCAAGTTGGGTTTGCAAGCCCGCGGAGACGATCAGGTTTGCCAGTTTCGCCTCCGGCAACTGCGGGAAAATCTGCGGATACAGCCGTCCCGTATCGATCCACGGCCCCCACTCGTGCGCGTCGCGACCCGCATGCACGAAATCCGGCGCCGTGCGCGGATACGCCCAGACGGACTTCAGGAGCGAATTCTCCGCGTTCGCGAAATGCGCGGCGAGCGGCCCCGTCTCGCGCAACGTCGCGAAAAACTCCCACTCGTGCGCGAACGGCAGCTCGCCTTGCACGCTCTCGGCGCGCAGGCCGTGAACCGCGGTGTCTTCGAGCGCGACGCGCCCAGTCGCCGCGCACGCGCGCGTGCGCGTCTCGGCAATCGATCCGCCCCGCAACGTGACCACGCCGAACTCGAGGATGCCCGACGTGCGGTTGCCCTCGAAGTCGATGAAGTGAATCGGCGTGTCGGCCCAATGCATTGCCTACCACGAAATACACGAAACACACGAAATCACGGCTATTCATGCTCGTCGCAATTTTCGTGTATTTCGTGTGTTTCGTGGTTTCAAAGAGCTCCGATGCACCTCGCCGCCGAACGCGCTTTCCTCCTCGAACTCGCCACCGCCAGCGGCGACTTCATCCGCCCGCTTTTCGGCCGCCACGACGTGGCGGTCGAGTTGAAAGGGGACCTCACGCCGGTCACCGCGGCCGACCGCGGCGCGGAGGAATTGCTCCGCCGGATGATCAACACGCGTTTCCCCGCGCACGGCATCCTCGGCGAGGAGTTCGGCCCGGAGCGCATCGATGCCGAGTTCGTCTGGGTGCTCGATCCCGTCGACGGCACGAAATCCTTCGTCACCGGTGTGCCGCTCTTCGGCACGCTCATCGCCCTGCTGCACCACGGCCAGCCCGTGCTCGGTTGCATCCATCAACCGATCCTTCGCCAACTCGTGGTCGGCGACGGCACCACCACCACGCTCAACGGCACGCCGGTGCGTTGCCGCGCCACTCGCGCGCTCGCCGACGCCACCCTGCTCACCTGCGACTGGACGACGCCAGCGGTTCACCAAAACGGTCCCGCCTTCGACCGCCTCTCGCGCTCTGTGAAGCTCGCCCGCACGTGGGGCGACGCCTACGGCTACCTCTTGCTCGCGACCGGCTGGGCCGACCTCGTGGTCGATCCGATCATGAACCCGTGGGATATCGCCGCGCTCGTCCCGGTCATTCGCGGTGCCGGCGGCGTCATCACCGATTGGCAAGGCGGCGCGGCCTATCCCGCGACCTCCACGATCGCCGCCGCGACGCCTGAGTTGCACGCCGCCATGCTGGCTGCATTGAAGCCGTGAAAACAAAAGCGGCGCCTGCACGGCGCCGCTCAAATTTCATCCACCGTATCGTCGCGCGTCAGGCGCGGGCCTGCCGGCGGCGCCACGCGACCACGCCGAGCGCCGCGAGACCCGCGAGCGCCGCATAGGTCGACGGCTCGGGCACGGCGCTAACCGAAGAGTAGTTCAGCATCGAGGTGCTGAACGTGCCCGAGGTGAACGTGGAGATGCGCGCCTCGTCGATCGCACCCGCGTAGTTGATGCCCAGCACAAACGTGCCCGTCGGATCGTTGATCGCGCGTCCCGCGTTGAACGTGGGGGCGCTCGTGTCGTTCACGTAGACGCGCGCGGTGCCGGCGTCCCAGACGATCGCCGCGTAGTTCCATTGCCCGGCGGTGACCGTGGCGTTCGCCGCTTCGTCGATGTGTCCGCCTTGGAGCAGCTGCACGCTGGAGTTGTGCAGATAGAGGCCGAGGCCGTTGTTGCTCGTGTCGCCGTTGTAGAGCAAATACTGGTCGCCCGTGACGCTCGTCGGTTTGAACCACATTTCCATGATGAACGACGAGCCGTTCGTCAGCGCCGAGTAGGCCGCCGTGCTGAACTGCGCGGAGGCGTTCATGTCGACGGCCAACGACGAGCCGCTACCGGGCGTCGAATTCGTGTAGGTCGCCGCGCCGGAGGCGAGCGAGAGATTGCTCCCAACGCTCGCGGTGGTCGAAACACCGACAGCACCGCCGTTGGCCGCGCCGGCGTCGGCTTCGCCGAAGCGCCATTGCGCAAGGATGGTCTGGGCGGAGAGTGTCGCGGCGAGACAGGAGCCAACGAGAGCGAGACGGAGGACAAATTTCATGGTCAGCGGGGCGGTTCAGGTGGTGAGTGGTGGGTTGATATTTCGGTGAAAATCAGCGGCAAGCGGCGGGCTCGGAAAAGTGCTGTGCATGCTAGCATGCCATTTCGCGCGGGACCTCGGGCGTGGTGGCGTCCAACTCGATCCGGCGCGCGATCGCCTCGTCGCGCGTGCGCACGCGCAGCTTGCGGTAAATCCCGCGAATGTGAGCCCGCACCGTGTCCTCGGAAATTCCGAGCTGCCCGCCAATGCCGCGATAAGTCGCGCCGGTCGCGAGCTGCGAGAGCACGTCGCGTTCGCGGGACGTGAGCACCGGCCGCGCCACGATCATGCCGCGTTCGCGCGCGAGCGCCCGCACCACGAAGCGCCCCACGCTGCGCGACAACGGCGCGCCGCCGAGGTGTGCCTCCCGCGCCGCCGCGAGCCACTCCGCGGGCGTCGCGCTCGCGCCCTCGAGAAAGCCGATCGCACCGAACCGCAAAGCCCGGATCGCTTCCGTCGCGCCGGCTCCCACCGCGATCACCGACGTCGCCGGAAATTCCTCCGCCACTTCCGCCAGCAGCGCCGGGCTGTCCTCATCTCCCAGCGACATCTCCACGAACGCCACGCGAGGCGGGCGCGCGCGCAGGAACTCGCGCGCTTCCCGCACCGTGCCGCAATCCAGGACCAACATGTCGTCGCTCGCCGCAAAAACCGACGCCGCAGCCACACGGGCCGCCGGTTGATGAAGGACGAAGGAAACGCTGATCACGATGCGCCCGAACTAGTCGCGTCGTGCTAGCACGGTCAAAACCGCGGGCGACCATGGTCGGACGACCAGGTGTTGCACTCGGCTTCCGTTTCGTTTCGCTGCCCCGGTCGCCCCCGCAATGACCGACGCCGCTCTCTCCCGGCAGGCCAACCGCCTGCGCTTCGACGACCCCGCCCAGGAAGCCCGCTTTCGAGCCGATCACGACGAACGCTCGCTGCGCCAATGGCGCATCGCCGCCGGGCTGGGCGCGGCGGCGGTCGTCGCGATCGGGCTTTTCTACCAAATCAACAACGCCGCCTCGGCCCGCGTGGAGAGCTTCGGCCGCTTCGCCCTCGTGCTGCCTTGGTTCGCGCTCATGTTCGCGTTCACCTTCTGGCGTCGCCAACGCCCGCACCTGCAGCTCATCGGCGCGCTCTGCTGCACCGCTGCCGTCTCGTTCTATTTCCTGACCCAGTGCTTCGCCGTCGCGACGCAGATGCGGCTCACCTACTCGCTTACCGTGAGCCTGTTTTCGCTCAACGGGCAGTTCCTCGTCGCCGTCGCGGTCGCGGTGCCGCTGAGCACGCGCGCGGTCGGCGTCACCCTGTTCATCACCACGGCGATCGGCTACCTTTTCATCCGCGCGGCGTATCCCTCCGCCGCTCGCGATTTTCTGCTGCACCAGACGATCATCCAACAAGTCGCGACCGTCGGCCTGATTTCCCTCGTGTTGATCGCGGTCACGTGGGCGCGCGAGCGGCTGCAGCGCCTCTCCTTCGCCCAACAGGAACAGCTCGCCGCGATGAACGCCGAGCTCGCGCGCCTCAACGCCGAGAAGAACGAATTCATGGCCATCGCCGCCCATGACCTGCGCGCGCCGCTCGCCAGCGTCGGCGGCACCGCCGAGCATCTCGCCCCCCGCGCCGCCGATCCCGCCCTCGCCCGCGGCTTCGCGCTCATCGCCGACCAATCGCGCCGCATGCTCGCCCTCGTCAACGACTACCTCGGCGCGCACGCCGCCGAAAGCGGTCAGTTGCCGGTGCGCCTCACGCAACTCGAACTCGGTCAAATCGCTCGCGACTCCGCGCAACGCCACACCGCCACTGCCGCGGCGAAGCGCCAGCGCATCGAACTCGGCGGCATCGACGCCGGCGTGCACGTCGAAGCCGACGCCACGTTGCTCGCCCAAGTGATCGACAACTTCGTGACCAACGCCCTCAAGTTCAGCCCGCCCGACTCCACCGTGCGCCTCGAGGTGCAAACCGCCCCCGGTCACCCGCGCGCCCGCCTCGCCGTCGTCGACCAAGGTCCCGGCATCGCCGCCGACGAGCACGGGAAGCTCTTCCGCAAATTCGGCCGCGCCAGCACGCGCCCCACCGGCGGCGAATCCTCCCACGGCCTCGGCCTCGCCGTCGCCAAACGCCTCGCCGAAGCCATGGGCGGCAGCGTGGGCTGTGACAGTGAAATCGGGCGCGGCGCCACGTTCTGGATTGAACTGCCCCGCCAC
It includes:
- a CDS encoding M20/M25/M40 family metallo-hydrolase; the encoded protein is MRLLPLFAAAAFATALCAQEKPAAPNAATAPADPDAQMLRRIYDAALVDSPAYENLRELTTRFPGRLAGTPAGRGAEQWGEEVLKKIGCDRTELQPTMVPHWERGAAESVRIAHANGQSAALSTVALGGSVPTPAGGLTAPVVELRSLDELKSTDVKGKIVFFNGAMNPRYVIPGQAYGEAGRQRNQGPAEAAKHGAVGVLVRSLTHRLDDVPHTGNTTYLPDVPRIPAAALSTIAAEQLSAALKTDASLQIAMQINSSWHDDWPAANVIGEIRGSESPEKIILVGGHLDSWDIAPGAHDDGAGIVQSIDVLRILKAIGYTPKHTIRAVLFANEENGLRGATTYAEVAGNKKEVHLLALETDGGGYSARGFNIGNAAGDAHLKAARFKPLFEPYGVFIFQAGRGGADVGPLMAKGNTVAGLIPEAQRYFDIHHTREDTIDKVNKRELELGAAAMAALVYLVDQHGL
- a CDS encoding MFS transporter, producing MNALLRDLRAQRLIAANVTSSIGSGVTIIAVPWLLVNRPGGSQIYGWATALTTLAIFAFAPYYGAWVDRHSRKTMLLLSEIFGATATLAMALTGFIRGEFATWQLVTVYFCGMFYYTLHFPAKFAFIQQIFGRAHYQSLTSVMEIQGQTASMLAGGLASLLIGHVSLTTILLLDASTYFVSFVLQSTIPYEATHQTAETKNAPAPNAWRAVGEAWAWLRERPALSTFLLCSFVPFLGIMVSNYLFPIYVASTLHETPGVYGRGEMIFAVGAIAAGVCVPFLTARFNHARTTVALAAVFLVGLLLLAVWPRTLPFYAAMVFLGLGNAGVRVARNVIVLEAVPNTLMGRIHVFFLVAERSLRTVLILLMTALVDVHGAPLCFALLLLVAAAAFIGMLRSRPAAEAAQAAPAH
- a CDS encoding WecB/TagA/CpsF family glycosyltransferase; the encoded protein is MNQPPCFNVLGVGVHALSLAEARDHLLATRGQKRCGCVYATGVHGISEAQSDPALRALYNRAWLNVPDGMPLVWLGRWHGHRAITRVYGPDLMLAVCDAGRAVGLTHYFYGGAAGVAELLREKLTARFPGLAVVGTFTPPFRPLTPEEFAAFQADIAARQPDIIWVSLGAPKQEKFADAAWSRLDVGALVTVGAAFDFHTGRVRQAPRWMMRAGLEWFFRLCMEPRRLARRYLVHNPMFLLRTFAQLTGLRRFPLDERPR
- a CDS encoding 3'-5' exonuclease → MHWADTPIHFIDFEGNRTSGILEFGVVTLRGGSIAETRTRACAATGRVALEDTAVHGLRAESVQGELPFAHEWEFFATLRETGPLAAHFANAENSLLKSVWAYPRTAPDFVHAGRDAHEWGPWIDTGRLYPQIFPQLPEAKLANLIVSAGLQTQLDELAAAHCPPHRRRYHAALYDALAGALLLLDLLRRPEFSGATIPWLLQTSTLDPERRGAMQQGDLF
- the hisN gene encoding histidinol-phosphatase encodes the protein MHLAAERAFLLELATASGDFIRPLFGRHDVAVELKGDLTPVTAADRGAEELLRRMINTRFPAHGILGEEFGPERIDAEFVWVLDPVDGTKSFVTGVPLFGTLIALLHHGQPVLGCIHQPILRQLVVGDGTTTTLNGTPVRCRATRALADATLLTCDWTTPAVHQNGPAFDRLSRSVKLARTWGDAYGYLLLATGWADLVVDPIMNPWDIAALVPVIRGAGGVITDWQGGAAYPATSTIAAATPELHAAMLAALKP
- a CDS encoding LamG domain-containing protein; this encodes MKFVLRLALVGSCLAATLSAQTILAQWRFGEADAGAANGGAVGVSTTASVGSNLSLASGAATYTNSTPGSGSSLAVDMNASAQFSTAAYSALTNGSSFIMEMWFKPTSVTGDQYLLYNGDTSNNGLGLYLHNSSVQLLQGGHIDEAANATVTAGQWNYAAIVWDAGTARVYVNDTSAPTFNAGRAINDPTGTFVLGINYAGAIDEARISTFTSGTFSTSMLNYSSVSAVPEPSTYAALAGLAALGVVAWRRRQARA